Proteins found in one Campylobacter canadensis genomic segment:
- a CDS encoding 2-hydroxycarboxylate transporter family protein, whose protein sequence is MKERSIGGVNLYAFCVFALIVFLTCYFEKLPKDMLGGLAITMILGILLGEIGIKSPILKNIGGPAILSIFVPSCMLYYGLLNQNSVDAITFFIKQSNFLYLYISILVVGSILSMKRAILIAGFLKMFIPLFIGTFLAIIVAYLIGSFTNLGGKYAVFYIAIPILSGGVGEGIIPLSVAYSEILANANSTNIIALLAPSAMLGNLFAIAYAGYLKNLALKKPYLSGNGLLVKSKEENINLLNDDTLAFDIKLMGAGLLVAVCYFLIGKLLNMIIAIPAPIIMIIMAAITKLLNIMPKSLEYGANLIYQFVSKNLTWALLVGVGVIYTPWKDVIAAINIAFIVICFSVVTTMVLTGYFCARILNMFEIECSCVMLCHSGLGGTGDVAILGSCNRMELMPFAQISTRIGGACTVIAATFLFSYFGV, encoded by the coding sequence ATGAAAGAAAGGAGTATTGGCGGTGTTAATTTATACGCTTTTTGTGTATTTGCACTGATTGTATTTTTAACTTGCTATTTTGAAAAACTTCCTAAAGATATGCTTGGCGGACTTGCTATTACTATGATTTTAGGAATATTATTAGGAGAAATTGGCATAAAAAGTCCTATTTTAAAAAACATAGGCGGACCTGCAATATTAAGCATTTTTGTTCCATCTTGTATGCTTTATTATGGTTTATTAAATCAAAATTCAGTAGATGCTATAACATTTTTTATTAAGCAATCAAATTTTTTATATCTTTATATAAGCATTTTAGTAGTTGGAAGTATTCTTAGTATGAAAAGAGCAATTTTAATTGCAGGATTTTTAAAAATGTTTATTCCTTTATTTATAGGAACTTTTTTAGCAATTATAGTAGCTTATTTAATAGGCTCATTTACTAATCTTGGTGGAAAATATGCTGTATTTTATATAGCAATTCCAATTTTAAGTGGTGGAGTTGGTGAAGGAATTATCCCACTAAGCGTTGCTTATTCAGAGATTTTGGCAAATGCTAATTCAACTAATATAATAGCCCTTCTTGCACCATCTGCAATGCTAGGAAACTTATTTGCAATTGCCTATGCAGGATATTTAAAAAATCTAGCTTTAAAAAAGCCATATTTAAGTGGAAATGGACTTTTAGTAAAAAGCAAAGAAGAAAATATTAATTTATTAAACGATGATACTTTAGCTTTTGATATTAAATTAATGGGTGCTGGTTTGCTTGTTGCAGTGTGCTATTTTTTAATAGGAAAATTATTAAATATGATAATTGCTATTCCTGCTCCAATTATTATGATTATTATGGCGGCTATTACAAAGCTTTTAAACATAATGCCAAAAAGCTTAGAATATGGCGCTAATTTAATTTATCAATTTGTAAGCAAAAACCTAACTTGGGCTCTTTTAGTAGGGGTTGGGGTTATTTACACGCCTTGGAAAGATGTAATCGCTGCAATTAATATTGCCTTTATTGTAATTTGCTTTAGCGTTGTTACAACAATGGTACTTACTGGATATTTTTGTGCAAGAATTTTAAATATGTTTGAGATTGAATGCTCTTGCGTTATGCTTTGTCATTCAGGGCTTGGCGGGACTGGAGATGTTGCGATTTTAGGCTCTTGTAATAGAATGGAGCTTATGCCTTTTGCACAGATTTCAACTAGAATTGGTGGAGCTTGCACAGTAATTGCAGCTACATTTTTATTTTCATATTTTGGAGTATAA
- a CDS encoding HpcH/HpaI aldolase/citrate lyase family protein — translation MRRTLLFIPGNNAGNIQNAGLFGADGVIFDLEDAVSLTQKDSALNLVCNALNMLNYECEKIVRINLDNAKNEILALSKTKIDSILIPKAEDVKEISKLIKYAKSLKAKIKILLLIETALGLLNSKELAFLKGVSALCFGAEDYTSQMGATRSDDNKEIEYARNYLLNVCKAANIDAIDTPYTDTNNEAGLIKDTTYIKNLGFDGKMVISPRHIDVIHNCFNPSLAEIIWANNVLEAIKKAENKKSGVISLNGKMIDAPIVNRAKNIIRKSL, via the coding sequence ATGAGAAGAACATTATTATTTATTCCAGGAAATAATGCAGGAAACATTCAAAATGCAGGTTTGTTTGGAGCTGATGGAGTTATATTTGACCTTGAAGATGCTGTTAGCTTAACACAAAAAGATAGTGCTTTAAACTTAGTTTGCAATGCTTTAAATATGCTAAATTACGAATGCGAAAAAATAGTTAGAATTAATTTAGACAATGCAAAAAATGAAATTTTAGCACTATCAAAAACTAAAATTGATAGCATACTAATCCCAAAGGCTGAAGATGTAAAAGAAATAAGTAAATTAATCAAATATGCAAAAAGCCTAAAAGCAAAAATAAAAATCTTGCTTTTAATAGAAACAGCACTTGGTTTATTAAATTCTAAAGAATTAGCCTTTTTAAAAGGGGTTAGCGCTCTTTGTTTTGGAGCAGAAGATTACACTAGCCAAATGGGTGCAACAAGAAGTGATGATAATAAAGAAATAGAGTATGCAAGAAATTATTTATTAAATGTATGCAAGGCTGCAAATATTGATGCAATTGATACTCCTTACACAGATACAAATAACGAAGCTGGGCTAATAAAAGATACTACATACATTAAAAACTTAGGTTTTGATGGAAAAATGGTAATTAGTCCAAGACATATTGATGTAATACATAATTGTTTTAATCCAAGTTTGGCTGAAATTATTTGGGCTAATAATGTTTTAGAGGCTATAAAAAAAGCAGAAAATAAAAAAAGTGGAGTGATTTCACTAAATGGCAAAATGATTGATGCACCGATTGTTAATCGTGCTAAAAATATTATAAGGAAGAGCTTATGA
- a CDS encoding GNAT family N-acetyltransferase has translation MIFKINLNDNKQKLLLIDFIKANSLEFSDEIDLAFVVFYKDKIIACICKFKLMIKYVIIDKEHQKENIFSLLLNTMITYAKEQNINTLRLCTCKHNAIKFQNFSFRLLCTSKELCLLEYGYSLFDEFINNIRAKLDTNKSYTSIVMNANPFTLGHKYLIDCALKHNENLILFIVSEDKSFFTFKERFMIVKENLKKYKNILIFPSGDYIISNATFSTYFLKQDINLAKSYLDAKIFSSLIAPCLNIKSRFVGSEPNCKVTNAYNMALKECFKEDNLDLFELSRISINNKIISASLIRKYIAENNFNEIKKYLSDTSLKLIKKCKNF, from the coding sequence ATGATTTTTAAAATTAATTTAAATGATAATAAACAAAAATTGCTTTTAATAGATTTTATAAAGGCTAATTCTTTGGAATTTAGCGATGAAATTGATTTAGCCTTTGTAGTTTTTTATAAAGATAAAATTATTGCTTGTATTTGTAAATTTAAACTAATGATAAAATATGTAATAATTGATAAAGAGCATCAAAAAGAAAATATTTTTTCACTTTTATTAAACACAATGATTACTTATGCAAAAGAGCAAAATATAAATACTTTAAGGCTTTGTACTTGCAAACATAATGCTATAAAATTTCAAAATTTTTCTTTTAGATTATTATGTACTAGCAAAGAGCTTTGTCTTTTAGAATATGGATATAGTTTATTTGATGAATTTATAAATAATATAAGAGCAAAACTTGATACAAATAAAAGCTATACAAGCATAGTAATGAATGCAAATCCTTTTACCTTAGGTCATAAATATTTAATTGATTGTGCTTTAAAACATAATGAAAATCTTATATTATTTATTGTAAGCGAAGATAAATCTTTTTTTACTTTCAAAGAAAGGTTTATGATTGTAAAAGAAAATTTAAAAAAATATAAAAATATTTTAATTTTTCCAAGCGGCGATTATATAATATCAAATGCTACTTTTTCTACTTATTTTTTAAAACAAGATATTAATTTAGCTAAATCTTATTTAGATGCTAAGATTTTTTCAAGCTTAATTGCACCTTGTTTAAACATAAAATCCAGATTTGTAGGAAGTGAGCCAAATTGCAAGGTAACAAATGCTTATAATATGGCTTTAAAAGAATGCTTTAAAGAAGATAATTTGGATTTGTTTGAACTTAGCCGAATTAGTATAAATAATAAAATAATAAGTGCAAGTTTAATAAGAAAATATATTGCTGAAAATAATTTTAATGAAATAAAAAAATATCTAAGCGATACTAGCTTAAAATTGATAAAAAAATGCAAGAACTTTTAA
- a CDS encoding triphosphoribosyl-dephospho-CoA synthase: MQELLKIVLDKKERIYKARQEFKSDFAVLCFSLNLSYLFIKNNKNEVKILFEFALNLLKDNFIIDNIYINYNDFFALFSIKEDAFILKNKAMLLENEHSFSRLFDFDVYFKNNVIKIRKQARKCFICDELALTCMRNNTHSKQEIYAKIDEFFDDFFVYLSYKYPIKNDFSTKALRALLYELSISPKLGLVDSLSSNSHKDMNFFTFIDSASELKWYFDCFYTLAYKSSKNDFSRLKKLGILAENAMFKATKNINTHKGALFLFAIMIFVCARCKKDLNFENISKISKKLCANLCSNELNKNLNSIGGICFKKYGIKGIRDEVEQGFINTFKAYNFYKKQDDFKELRTLFYISSIIDDTCLLKRCNYDINKYYHIKNTCKKLSLLKSKNYVKIIKKLNYFYVKDNLSFGGSADILSLVLFLKFINF; encoded by the coding sequence ATGCAAGAACTTTTAAAAATAGTTTTAGACAAAAAAGAAAGAATTTATAAAGCAAGACAAGAATTTAAGAGTGATTTTGCTGTGCTTTGCTTTAGTTTAAATCTTTCTTATTTGTTTATAAAAAACAATAAAAATGAAGTAAAAATTCTTTTTGAATTTGCATTAAATTTATTAAAAGATAATTTTATAATTGATAATATTTATATAAATTATAATGATTTTTTTGCTTTATTTAGTATAAAAGAAGATGCTTTTATTTTAAAAAACAAGGCTATGCTTTTAGAAAATGAGCATAGCTTTTCAAGACTGTTTGATTTTGATGTATATTTTAAAAACAATGTAATTAAAATAAGAAAACAAGCTAGAAAATGCTTTATATGTGATGAATTAGCATTAACTTGTATGCGTAATAACACTCATTCAAAACAAGAAATATATGCAAAAATTGATGAGTTTTTTGATGATTTTTTTGTTTATCTTTCATATAAATATCCTATTAAAAACGACTTTTCAACAAAGGCTTTAAGAGCGCTTTTGTATGAGCTTAGTATAAGTCCAAAACTTGGTTTAGTTGATAGCTTAAGCTCAAATTCTCACAAAGATATGAATTTTTTTACATTTATAGATAGTGCAAGCGAGCTTAAATGGTATTTTGATTGTTTTTATACTTTAGCTTATAAATCTAGTAAAAATGATTTTTCAAGACTTAAAAAGTTAGGAATATTAGCTGAAAATGCAATGTTTAAGGCAACAAAAAATATAAATACTCACAAAGGTGCATTATTTTTATTTGCAATTATGATTTTTGTTTGTGCAAGGTGTAAAAAAGATTTAAACTTTGAAAATATTTCTAAAATTAGTAAAAAATTATGCGCTAATTTATGTAGCAATGAGCTTAATAAAAATCTTAACAGCATAGGTGGAATTTGCTTTAAAAAATATGGAATAAAAGGTATTAGAGATGAGGTAGAGCAGGGCTTTATAAATACTTTTAAAGCTTACAATTTTTATAAAAAGCAAGATGATTTTAAAGAATTAAGAACTCTTTTTTATATTAGCTCAATAATTGATGATACATGCCTTTTAAAACGCTGCAATTACGATATAAATAAATATTATCATATAAAAAATACTTGCAAAAAATTAAGTCTTTTAAAAAGTAAAAATTATGTAAAAATTATAAAAAAACTAAATTATTTTTATGTAAAAGATAATT
- the citF gene encoding citrate lyase subunit alpha: MNIDYIKDYGEVIPFNGAFNLKPKEKTVKKQIKLSKQNDNKVYTSIQELIKKIGLKSGDTISFHHHLRNGDKVTRIILKACEELGINDLKLAISAIFPVHNFIVDFAKKGIVSQIDTNYCVGEVANAITRGLFKKVAIFRTHGGRARAIYAGDLKIDVAFIAASASDEAGNINGIMGKNAFGSIGYAMPDADCAKISVAVSDTMYPYPLSNPSITQDKIDYVLMVDEIGDPNGIKSGTTDITKDPIQLKIAKTTANLIYESGLLKDGFSFQTGAGGISLASAHYVKEIMKEKNIKGSFIMGGITAYLVNLYNDGYFSNIFDVQDFDLEAVKSLRENKKHYEVSSSLYANIHTSSPIVNKLDCVVLGATEVDTNFNTNVITSSNGYIMGGSGGHSDAAAGAKLAIITTNLIRTRKAIVKEKINSITTPGESINALVCEYGVALNDKTLAKILKNSKLKIIDIKDLAKLANNICGVCEFEKSNKKIVAVVEYRDGSVIDVIRQK, encoded by the coding sequence ATGAATATTGATTATATAAAAGATTATGGAGAAGTAATACCTTTTAATGGAGCTTTTAATTTAAAACCTAAAGAAAAAACAGTAAAAAAGCAAATAAAATTATCAAAGCAAAATGATAATAAAGTCTATACAAGTATACAAGAATTAATCAAAAAAATAGGCTTAAAAAGTGGTGATACAATATCATTTCATCATCATCTAAGAAATGGCGATAAGGTTACAAGAATTATTTTAAAAGCTTGTGAAGAATTAGGTATAAATGATTTAAAACTAGCAATTAGTGCGATATTTCCAGTTCATAATTTCATAGTAGATTTTGCAAAAAAAGGAATAGTAAGTCAAATTGATACAAATTATTGTGTAGGAGAAGTTGCAAATGCGATTACTCGTGGCTTGTTTAAAAAAGTTGCTATTTTTAGAACTCATGGTGGTCGTGCTAGAGCTATTTATGCAGGAGATTTAAAAATTGATGTAGCGTTTATTGCAGCAAGTGCAAGTGATGAAGCAGGAAATATAAATGGCATAATGGGCAAAAACGCCTTTGGTTCAATTGGCTATGCTATGCCTGATGCTGATTGTGCTAAGATTAGCGTTGCGGTAAGTGATACAATGTACCCTTATCCGCTAAGCAATCCTAGCATTACTCAAGATAAGATTGATTATGTTTTAATGGTTGATGAAATAGGTGATCCAAATGGCATTAAATCAGGCACAACAGATATCACAAAAGACCCAATTCAGCTCAAAATTGCTAAAACAACAGCTAATTTAATTTATGAAAGCGGGCTTTTAAAAGATGGTTTTTCCTTTCAAACGGGAGCTGGTGGAATAAGCCTTGCAAGCGCTCATTATGTAAAAGAAATTATGAAAGAAAAGAACATTAAAGGCTCATTTATTATGGGTGGAATAACTGCATACTTAGTTAATTTATATAATGATGGATATTTTAGTAATATTTTTGATGTTCAAGACTTTGATTTAGAAGCTGTAAAATCTTTAAGAGAAAACAAAAAGCATTATGAAGTTAGTTCAAGCTTATACGCAAATATTCACACAAGCTCTCCTATTGTAAATAAGCTTGATTGCGTTGTTTTAGGGGCAACCGAAGTAGATACTAATTTTAACACCAATGTAATTACAAGCTCAAATGGGTATATTATGGGTGGAAGTGGCGGTCATAGCGATGCTGCAGCTGGAGCAAAACTAGCAATAATTACTACTAATTTAATTAGAACTAGAAAGGCTATCGTAAAAGAAAAAATAAACTCAATCACAACTCCAGGAGAAAGTATTAACGCACTAGTTTGTGAATACGGAGTTGCGCTAAATGATAAAACTTTAGCAAAAATTCTAAAAAACTCAAAGCTAAAAATCATTGATATTAAAGACTTAGCAAAACTAGCAAATAATATTTGCGGAGTTTGCGAATTTGAAAAATCAAATAAAAAAATAGTAGCAGTTGTTGAATACCGTGATGGTAGCGTAATTGATGTAATTAGACAAAAATAA
- a CDS encoding ATP-binding protein, which yields MRLFTKITLSFFLISFIIICSISIVNFIHTRNLVEKEISNKISAISKTLAQNINLTKKNLNENINKLCKDLDLAFIVIIDKDKKRLSHPNKELIGKLVEGEDSDEALNGKHYISIAKGSLKRSIRSFSPIYKDEKIVGAVIVGVFSDYLDILTFNENKINLYLSIFFILLILLLSVLLNKNIKNILLGYEPKQFRLLLQRQNAILKSLNEGIIAIDNKNTITLINDEAKKIFKLALLEDDLIGKNVDEKIPHSNMSEVLKTKKAQINKKQKLNDITILTNRIPYFIDGKIAGVVASFKNLKDVEKIANKLVNTKKYLDILSANHHEFKNKLHIINALLENNNIKQCKKYLEEISYKQSTNTKSLECFIKDKIILTFLESKFNFIKEFKVDIILDKNSFLNPINNVLLQNDIISILSNTIDNALDALQHTNNKKIKVFIKNNKKYLCIKVSDNANKLKDCEKIFTKGYSSKGENRGYGLFICSEIANKNNGFISVKSHNKDTVFSIFITLKEEND from the coding sequence ATGCGACTATTTACAAAAATTACTTTAAGCTTTTTTTTAATTTCTTTTATAATTATTTGTAGTATAAGTATTGTTAATTTTATTCACACAAGAAATTTAGTAGAAAAGGAAATTAGCAATAAAATAAGCGCTATTTCAAAGACCTTAGCTCAAAATATCAATTTAACTAAGAAAAATTTAAATGAAAATATAAATAAATTATGTAAAGACCTAGACCTAGCCTTTATAGTAATTATTGATAAAGATAAAAAAAGACTAAGCCACCCAAATAAAGAGCTAATAGGAAAATTAGTAGAAGGAGAAGATAGTGATGAAGCATTAAATGGCAAACACTATATCTCAATTGCAAAAGGCTCACTTAAGCGTTCAATTAGAAGCTTTAGTCCGATTTATAAAGATGAAAAAATAGTAGGAGCTGTTATTGTAGGGGTTTTTAGTGATTATTTAGATATTTTAACATTCAATGAAAATAAAATTAATTTATATTTAAGTATATTTTTTATTCTACTCATTTTGCTTTTATCTGTGCTTTTAAACAAAAATATTAAAAATATACTCTTAGGTTATGAACCAAAGCAATTTAGACTTCTTTTGCAAAGACAAAATGCTATTTTAAAATCACTAAATGAAGGCATAATTGCAATTGATAATAAAAATACAATCACTCTTATAAATGATGAAGCAAAAAAGATTTTTAAACTTGCCTTATTAGAAGATGATTTAATAGGAAAAAATGTTGATGAAAAAATCCCACATTCAAATATGAGTGAAGTTTTAAAAACAAAAAAAGCACAAATAAATAAAAAACAAAAATTAAATGATATTACCATTTTAACAAATAGAATTCCATATTTTATTGATGGTAAAATAGCTGGAGTTGTAGCTAGTTTTAAAAACTTAAAAGATGTAGAGAAAATAGCAAATAAATTAGTAAATACAAAAAAATATTTAGATATTTTAAGCGCAAATCATCACGAATTTAAAAATAAATTACACATAATCAACGCTCTTTTAGAAAATAATAATATTAAGCAATGTAAAAAATATTTAGAAGAAATAAGCTACAAGCAAAGCACAAACACAAAATCATTAGAATGTTTTATAAAAGATAAAATAATCTTAACCTTTTTAGAAAGTAAATTTAATTTCATAAAAGAATTTAAAGTAGATATTATTTTAGATAAAAACTCTTTTTTAAACCCAATAAATAATGTCTTGCTTCAAAATGACATAATAAGCATTTTATCAAATACCATAGACAATGCACTAGATGCTTTACAACATACTAATAATAAAAAAATAAAGGTTTTTATAAAAAACAATAAAAAATATCTTTGCATAAAAGTAAGCGACAATGCAAATAAGTTAAAAGACTGTGAAAAAATATTTACTAAAGGCTATTCAAGCAAAGGAGAAAATAGAGGTTATGGTTTATTTATTTGCTCTGAAATTGCAAATAAAAATAATGGTTTTATAAGTGTAAAATCTCATAACAAAGATACAGTTTTTTCAATTTTTATAACTTTAAAGGAAGAAAATGATTGA
- a CDS encoding response regulator, which translates to MIDVLIVEDDLMVQEINKNCVLSIKEFNIVKICDDEKIIFDTLINHKIDLILLDLTLPSIDGIELLRRIKSEFNKTDVIIVSARNDNLSLQKALNLGVIDYILKPFKIQRLHISLNQYKLRKELLNQDINQEKIDKVIFLNNTYDLPKGIDENTLELIKNAILDINGYFSTNKLSEITKISRISLRKYLKYLENTNFLASKLEYKAKGRPQIYYKIL; encoded by the coding sequence ATGATTGATGTTTTAATAGTTGAAGATGATTTAATGGTGCAAGAAATTAATAAAAATTGCGTCTTAAGTATAAAAGAATTTAATATAGTAAAAATTTGCGATGATGAAAAAATAATTTTTGATACTTTAATAAATCATAAAATTGATTTAATTTTATTAGATTTAACACTGCCTAGCATTGATGGAATTGAATTATTAAGAAGAATTAAAAGTGAATTTAATAAAACTGATGTAATTATAGTTTCTGCAAGAAATGACAATTTAAGCTTGCAAAAAGCGCTTAATTTAGGAGTGATTGATTATATTTTAAAACCATTTAAAATTCAAAGACTGCACATATCTTTAAATCAATATAAATTAAGAAAAGAATTGTTAAATCAAGATATAAATCAAGAAAAAATTGATAAAGTTATATTTTTAAACAATACCTACGACCTACCAAAAGGCATAGATGAAAATACATTAGAGTTAATAAAAAATGCGATTTTAGATATAAATGGATACTTTAGCACCAACAAACTAAGTGAAATAACAAAAATATCAAGAATTTCTCTTAGAAAATATTTAAAATATTTAGAAAATACAAATTTTTTAGCATCAAAACTAGAATATAAAGCAAAAGGAAGACCGCAAATTTATTATAAAATCTTATAA
- a CDS encoding citrate lyase acyl carrier protein: MISVGTTESNDCLISVKKHKKLEIFFINEEENPYANHIKKLINDYCLDNNHSNVFIEINDKGALDFCILARLKTALERLEK; this comes from the coding sequence ATGATTAGCGTTGGAACTACTGAATCAAATGATTGTTTAATCAGTGTAAAAAAACACAAAAAGTTAGAAATATTTTTTATCAATGAAGAAGAAAACCCTTATGCAAATCATATTAAAAAATTAATAAATGATTATTGTTTAGACAATAATCATTCAAATGTTTTTATAGAGATAAATGATAAAGGAGCTTTAGATTTTTGCATTTTAGCAAGACTTAAAACAGCCCTAGAAAGGCTAGAAAAATGA